GCTGGCCGATCCGGGCGCTCCGCCGCCCAGCTCGCCCGGGCTGCTGGGGGTGTATCGGGAGTTGTGGCGCGACTTGGTCGAGCAATGGCATATGGATCGGCGCATCATCTACTTCCTCATGGCGAGTGCGATCTTCCGCGACGGGATGGTCGCGATGTTCGCGCTGACGCCGGTCATCGCCAACGGCGTATTCCATCTGTCCGGCGCGGACATCACCTTGTTCGGCGTGGCCGGGAACGTCATGGCAGCGCTCGGCGCGGTGGTGGGCGGACTGATCGACACCCGGCTGGGCTCCAAGGGGATCATCGTCGGTTCATTGACGGCGATCGTCACCCTCGGCGTCGTAATGATGTTCCTGACGGGCCAGCCCGCGTTCTGGGTCTGTGGGCTCGCCATCGCGGCGTTCGTCGGGCCTCCGCAGTCGGCGGCCCGCACGCTGGTGCTGCGGATGGCTCCGGCCGGTCGGGAGGCATTCGTCTTCGGCCTCTACACCATGACCGGCCGGGCAGTATCTTTCGTCGGTCCGTGGCTGTTCGCCACGTTCGCGCTGCTCTTTCATGCCACCCGTGCGGGTATCGCCGGCCCGGTGCTGATGATCGGATTGGGACTGGTGGCCGTCATGCTGGTCAAGGTTCCCCGATACCACCCCGTCACCGGCGAAACCGTCAGCGGCGCAAGCTAGCTCAGGGTGCTGCAGGTCGCCATCTTTCCTGACGTCGTGCTCTTCTGTGTTCCGTTGACAACCAGCGAGCACGACACATCGTGCGAGAAGTCGGCGGCGATCACCACGGCGTTCGTCACCTGCTCGGTGTTCAACTTGACCTCTTTGCGCCACGGCAGCTTGACATTGAACTCCATTTGCAGGGAGCCGCTGGCGTCGAAGTAGGTGATGTTGAGGGCCGGGCCGTGGCCGCCCACCTCGTAGACCACGGTCTCCGTCGCGGCCTGGCTTCCCTGAGTTGGGGGATTGACCGGGATCGGCGGAATGGTGAAGCTCGGTATCGGTGGGATGGTCGGCCGACTGGGCACGGTGGTCGTCGAGGTTCGCGTCGAGGGAGTGGCGACAACGGTTGGGGGCCTGTCGTCTTGCCGTTGAATCAGCACGAACAGCGTGATGATCAGCGCGACGATCACCACCAGCGCGCCGATCCCGACAACCCACAGCCAGAAGGTGTTCGATCGGCGCGGGGGCTCGGGATCCTTGGGCGGTGGGCCATACGAGCCGTACTGCTGCGGAAGCACCGCCGTTTGGTTGGGCTGGGCGGTGCCCCCGAGCGCGGGGTACTCGAACGCCTGTGATGCGTAGGCAGGGTCTTCGGGGTAGTCCAACGGTTGGCTGGACTGCGACCACGACCCGTATGACGTGGAGCCGCTCGAGGCGGCCGCATCGTCGCGGCGGTTGCTGTCCA
The nucleotide sequence above comes from Mycobacteroides saopaulense. Encoded proteins:
- a CDS encoding MFS transporter, which produces MQTHTSRGRIAAWAAFDWGSAAFNTVIVMFIFTPYLTGRVGAGMPDGVPQGLLGWMMGLGGVLVFLLAPVIGVWADTPQRRRVALGTLTTLVVVVATTMSLVREDNRYLWLGLGLYCAGSVFNELAQVPYNAMLHGLTTPANASRVSGLGLAAAYIGGVVVLLVCYLGFISGDGPTRGLFHIPAGDGYDVRVSALLAAAWFAVFALPLVLSRPLADPGAPPPSSPGLLGVYRELWRDLVEQWHMDRRIIYFLMASAIFRDGMVAMFALTPVIANGVFHLSGADITLFGVAGNVMAALGAVVGGLIDTRLGSKGIIVGSLTAIVTLGVVMMFLTGQPAFWVCGLAIAAFVGPPQSAARTLVLRMAPAGREAFVFGLYTMTGRAVSFVGPWLFATFALLFHATRAGIAGPVLMIGLGLVAVMLVKVPRYHPVTGETVSGAS
- a CDS encoding MmpS family transport accessory protein, which produces MDSNRRDDAAASSGSTSYGSWSQSSQPLDYPEDPAYASQAFEYPALGGTAQPNQTAVLPQQYGSYGPPPKDPEPPRRSNTFWLWVVGIGALVVIVALIITLFVLIQRQDDRPPTVVATPSTRTSTTTVPSRPTIPPIPSFTIPPIPVNPPTQGSQAATETVVYEVGGHGPALNITYFDASGSLQMEFNVKLPWRKEVKLNTEQVTNAVVIAADFSHDVSCSLVVNGTQKSTTSGKMATCSTLS